In a single window of the Alteriqipengyuania lutimaris genome:
- a CDS encoding YciI family protein: MQYMLMIFEDESYYMGEDAAARLEETIAGHIKLAEELTASGVEFSGHRLKEAHSATTIRYENGGEGSLHDGPFAETHEELGGYYVIEAADHDEAVRWARKIPIPAKGSVEVRPVWPE, from the coding sequence ATGCAGTACATGCTGATGATTTTCGAGGACGAAAGCTATTACATGGGCGAGGATGCAGCCGCGCGGCTGGAGGAGACCATCGCCGGCCACATCAAGCTGGCGGAGGAACTGACCGCGAGCGGCGTCGAATTCAGCGGCCATCGGCTCAAGGAAGCGCATAGTGCCACGACGATCCGCTACGAGAACGGCGGGGAGGGCAGCCTGCACGACGGGCCCTTCGCCGAAACGCACGAGGAACTGGGCGGCTATTACGTGATCGAGGCGGCCGACCACGACGAGGCGGTGCGCTGGGCGCGGAAAATCCCGATCCCGGCCAAGGGCTCGGTCGAAGTCCGCCCGGTATGGCCCGAATAG
- the bla gene encoding subclass B3 metallo-beta-lactamase, with protein MSVRICALAAMALALSGCAPASAPAQPATAPGTTEPSVLTSIERGTGFSQAAFLEACEDWDDWAKPAPPFELLGDTWYVGTCGIAAILIVGEEGHVLIDSGTEEGAPLILDNIRALGLDPRDVRYLLLSHEHFDHVGGHAALAEATGAQVIASPEAAKVLASGKVSSDDPQAAMHPAMTPVKVDRIVSDGEVLRLGDKAITAHLTPGHTPGAMSWTWNACSLPWQPPVCRRIAYVDSLSPVSADEYRFSDHPAVVAGFKASIPKVAQLPCDMLVTPHPSASKMLERMRAGTLLGGMSCADYALSIGDRLDKRLAEEGA; from the coding sequence ATGTCCGTTAGAATCTGCGCGCTGGCGGCGATGGCGCTTGCCCTGTCGGGCTGCGCCCCCGCATCCGCCCCCGCGCAACCCGCTACCGCGCCCGGCACGACCGAACCCTCGGTCCTGACCTCGATCGAGCGGGGGACCGGGTTCAGCCAGGCCGCTTTCCTCGAAGCCTGCGAGGACTGGGACGACTGGGCCAAACCTGCCCCGCCCTTCGAACTGCTCGGCGATACGTGGTATGTCGGCACCTGCGGGATCGCCGCAATCCTGATCGTCGGCGAAGAGGGCCACGTGCTGATCGACAGCGGCACAGAAGAGGGGGCGCCGCTCATCCTCGACAATATCCGCGCGCTCGGCCTCGACCCGCGCGATGTGCGCTATCTGCTGCTGAGCCACGAGCATTTCGACCATGTCGGCGGGCACGCGGCGCTGGCGGAGGCGACCGGCGCGCAGGTGATCGCCTCCCCCGAGGCGGCGAAGGTTCTCGCAAGCGGAAAAGTCTCGTCCGACGATCCGCAGGCGGCGATGCACCCGGCGATGACGCCGGTGAAGGTGGACCGGATCGTGAGCGATGGCGAGGTCCTGCGCCTCGGCGACAAGGCCATCACCGCGCACCTGACCCCCGGCCATACGCCGGGTGCGATGAGCTGGACGTGGAATGCCTGCTCGCTGCCGTGGCAACCGCCGGTCTGTCGCCGCATCGCCTATGTCGACAGCCTCTCGCCCGTCTCGGCGGATGAATACCGCTTCTCCGATCATCCCGCCGTGGTCGCCGGTTTCAAGGCCAGCATTCCCAAGGTCGCGCAGTTGCCGTGCGACATGCTGGTGACGCCGCACCCATCGGCCAGCAAGATGCTCGAGCGCATGCGCGCCGGTACCCTGCTGGGCGGCATGTCCTGCGCCGATTACGCGCTTTCGATCGGCGACCGGCTCGACAAGCGACTGGCGGAGGAAGGCGCGTGA
- a CDS encoding sterol desaturase family protein produces MIDLPTAFDVFADRMIRVVVFDVQRYLVAAGFFTIALLVFRSWARRKRIQNRHATRKDYTREIASSLRTSFVFALTTFLTLGLRELGLVQLKLETFTLLTVAWQFVLIVVAHDAYFYWMHRALHHRRLFRATHLHHHKSRTPTPWTAYSFSSWEAVTEALFIPIFMLATSTMGFAMTGLAVFLFLWHMIFRNVIGHLGVELYPAGWVDNRWTGWWNTTTHHDLHHSSGNTNFGLYFTWWDRWMGTEHPRYREEFRKVTARTRAAERKSAPEAAPA; encoded by the coding sequence ATGATCGACCTGCCGACCGCTTTCGATGTCTTCGCCGATCGCATGATCCGCGTCGTCGTGTTCGACGTGCAGCGCTATCTGGTCGCGGCGGGGTTCTTCACCATCGCGCTGCTGGTGTTCCGCAGCTGGGCGCGGCGCAAGCGGATCCAGAACCGCCATGCGACGCGCAAGGATTACACGCGCGAGATCGCCTCTTCGCTGCGCACTTCTTTCGTATTCGCGCTCACCACGTTCCTGACGCTGGGCCTGCGCGAGCTGGGGCTGGTCCAGCTGAAGCTGGAAACCTTCACGCTGCTCACCGTCGCCTGGCAGTTCGTGCTGATCGTCGTCGCGCACGATGCCTATTTCTACTGGATGCACCGCGCGCTGCATCACAGGCGGCTGTTCCGCGCGACGCACCTCCACCACCACAAGTCGCGCACGCCCACGCCGTGGACGGCCTACAGCTTCTCGAGCTGGGAAGCGGTTACCGAGGCGCTGTTCATCCCGATCTTCATGCTGGCGACCAGCACGATGGGCTTCGCGATGACCGGGCTCGCGGTGTTCCTGTTCCTCTGGCACATGATCTTCCGCAACGTCATCGGCCACCTCGGCGTGGAGCTGTATCCGGCGGGCTGGGTCGATAATCGCTGGACCGGGTGGTGGAACACGACCACGCACCACGACCTCCATCACAGTTCGGGCAACACCAATTTCGGACTTTACTTCACCTGGTGGGACCGGTGGATGGGCACCGAGCATCCGCGCTATCGCGAGGAATTCCGCAAGGTGACCGCCCGCACGCGCGCAGCGGAGCGCAAGAGCGCGCCGGAAGCGGCACCGGCCTAA
- a CDS encoding 50S ribosomal protein L11 methyltransferase, which yields MSADITTEEAGITWKLSGLTDKASAEEALMASIADDWDSDLVVSAHEVEADAKDPLNAGLWQVEAWYPRRPTKAIRARLENLFSGTAPDFKVEKVAPTDWVVQSQLGMDPVHAGPFHIRTPDHPAGDAGIDLVIPASRAFGTGQHETTAGCLTMLGRLRTRGVRPRRIADIGTGTGLLAIGALKLFPGARMIASDIDPVCAEVVQENAGSNAVALGQRPGALHYVTAPGMDHPALKAAAPFDLLIANILAGPLIELAPDFARAVQPGGRVILAGLLNTQAAKVLRAYQRKGLRPERRIDDGDWSILCLKKPQR from the coding sequence ATGTCGGCTGACATTACCACCGAAGAAGCCGGAATCACGTGGAAGCTGTCCGGCCTGACCGACAAGGCCAGCGCCGAAGAGGCGCTGATGGCCAGCATTGCCGACGATTGGGACTCCGATCTCGTCGTCAGCGCGCACGAGGTGGAGGCGGACGCGAAGGACCCGCTCAATGCGGGATTGTGGCAGGTCGAGGCGTGGTATCCGCGCCGCCCGACGAAGGCGATCCGCGCCCGTCTCGAAAACCTCTTCTCCGGCACGGCGCCCGACTTCAAGGTGGAGAAGGTCGCGCCGACCGACTGGGTGGTCCAGAGCCAGCTGGGCATGGACCCGGTGCATGCGGGGCCGTTCCACATACGCACCCCCGATCACCCGGCGGGCGATGCGGGCATCGATCTCGTCATACCCGCCAGCCGCGCCTTCGGCACCGGGCAGCACGAAACCACCGCCGGGTGCCTCACGATGCTTGGCCGGCTGCGCACGCGCGGCGTGCGCCCGCGCCGGATCGCCGATATCGGCACAGGCACGGGCCTGCTCGCGATCGGCGCGCTCAAGCTGTTTCCCGGCGCGCGGATGATCGCCAGCGATATCGACCCGGTCTGCGCCGAGGTCGTGCAAGAGAACGCGGGCAGCAATGCCGTGGCGCTCGGACAGCGGCCCGGCGCGCTGCACTATGTGACCGCGCCGGGGATGGACCATCCCGCGCTGAAGGCCGCCGCGCCGTTCGACCTGCTGATCGCCAATATTCTCGCCGGGCCGCTGATCGAACTCGCGCCCGATTTCGCGCGCGCCGTCCAGCCGGGAGGGCGCGTGATCCTCGCCGGATTGCTGAATACCCAGGCGGCGAAAGTGCTGCGGGCCTACCAGCGCAAAGGCCTGCGGCCCGAACGCCGGATCGACGATGGCGACTGGTCGATCCTGTGCCTGAAGAAACCTCAGCGGTGA
- a CDS encoding DUF2459 domain-containing protein: MPEETSAVKALRAIGWAFGGLFALGLLIVGGFFIAAWIGSSIPRNSDWVEATSGIPIMVETNGVHTGIVMPIATPQKDWRETFPSAAEPMEGGMLPTHVSVGWGDREVFLTVPTWGDLKASTAARIATQGGPAVMRVAHYYRPAGGPNHRWVILREEEYDRLVAEVEAGLPPIDDPRNRVSHEGFDPLAKVYDAAGRYTLGNTCNQWVGDTLAAAGIEMGVWTPLAGGVMKWIPEGGARP; encoded by the coding sequence GTGCCTGAAGAAACCTCAGCGGTGAAGGCGCTGCGGGCGATCGGCTGGGCTTTCGGCGGGCTGTTCGCCCTGGGCCTGCTGATCGTCGGCGGGTTCTTCATCGCGGCATGGATCGGGTCGAGCATTCCGCGCAATTCGGACTGGGTCGAAGCGACAAGCGGCATTCCGATCATGGTCGAGACCAACGGCGTGCATACCGGCATCGTCATGCCCATCGCCACGCCGCAGAAGGACTGGCGCGAGACCTTCCCTTCCGCCGCCGAGCCGATGGAAGGCGGCATGCTGCCCACCCATGTCTCGGTCGGCTGGGGCGACCGCGAGGTGTTCCTCACCGTGCCCACCTGGGGCGACCTGAAGGCCAGCACCGCCGCGCGGATCGCGACGCAGGGCGGCCCGGCGGTGATGCGCGTCGCGCATTATTATCGCCCCGCGGGCGGGCCCAACCATCGCTGGGTGATCCTGCGCGAAGAGGAATATGACCGGCTGGTGGCGGAGGTGGAGGCGGGCCTGCCGCCGATCGACGATCCGCGCAACCGCGTGAGCCACGAGGGCTTCGACCCGCTGGCCAAGGTCTACGACGCCGCCGGGCGCTACACCCTGGGCAACACCTGCAACCAGTGGGTGGGCGATACTCTCGCCGCGGCGGGGATCGAGATGGGCGTCTGGACCCCGCTGGCGGGCGGCGTGATGAAATGGATTCCCGAAGGCGGCGCGCGGCCCTAA
- a CDS encoding DUF6151 family protein yields MARDLPFSCRCGAVRGTIGKAGPRHGDYVVCHCTDCQNFANRFDAAQRVMDGDAGTLLYQSRCARMRIERGLGELRCLHLTEKPTLRWYAQCCDTPMFNTFRNGKIPYVTTLVGNSEAELRGRLLGEPIGHLFVEDDPNDLGPVHRMPMSKLMRRFFIRMVKDILSGDRRRSPLFDSRTLEPICAPAKPTKDTIAHVG; encoded by the coding sequence ATGGCGCGTGATCTGCCCTTCTCCTGCCGCTGCGGCGCGGTGCGTGGCACGATCGGGAAGGCCGGTCCTCGCCATGGCGATTACGTGGTGTGCCATTGCACCGACTGCCAAAACTTCGCCAACCGCTTCGATGCGGCGCAGCGGGTCATGGATGGCGATGCGGGCACGCTGCTATATCAGAGCCGCTGCGCACGAATGCGGATCGAACGCGGCCTTGGCGAGCTGCGGTGCCTCCATCTGACCGAGAAGCCGACGCTGCGATGGTACGCGCAATGTTGCGACACGCCGATGTTCAACACATTCAGGAACGGAAAAATCCCCTACGTCACGACCCTCGTGGGCAATAGCGAGGCCGAGTTGCGCGGACGCTTGCTGGGGGAACCGATCGGGCATCTCTTTGTCGAGGATGACCCCAACGACCTCGGACCGGTCCACCGGATGCCGATGAGCAAGCTGATGCGGCGGTTCTTCATCCGCATGGTAAAAGACATCCTCTCCGGCGATCGCCGCCGCAGCCCGCTGTTCGATTCCCGTACGCTGGAGCCCATCTGCGCTCCCGCCAAACCAACCAAGGACACCATCGCCCATGTCGGCTGA
- a CDS encoding RNA polymerase sigma factor, producing MARIDTAVHDARARVIAALAAQFHDLDLAEDAFSAASEALLRQAETVRDPAAWLYVAARRRALDAVRRAEREKRALALQPEADPVAEIIAFPEPIPDDRLRLLFTCCHPALGQGARVALALKVICGVPVPRIARAYLMTEPAMYQRITRAKAKIKAANIPFETPSSREWQFRVGAVLETLETALGIAYRDAAGAGDAAGLAPEVERLAGLLVELMPDEAEALGMLALVSLVRSREGARVADDAAMVPLSQQDVALWDAGRIEAGRASLDRATQLAAPGPLQTLAAIHLTHARRLHTGGTDWGAILRLYDALSQMRPGPVVAINRAVALSRARSPEDGLAALETLDGERLADFLPYHVARADMLARTGDHEEARAAWDGALALGPEPGEALYLTARRDALDD from the coding sequence ATGGCCCGAATAGACACCGCGGTTCACGACGCGCGGGCGAGGGTCATCGCGGCCCTCGCCGCGCAGTTTCACGATCTCGACCTGGCGGAAGATGCCTTCTCGGCCGCGTCCGAGGCGCTCCTGCGCCAGGCGGAGACGGTCCGCGATCCTGCGGCCTGGCTCTATGTCGCGGCGCGGCGGCGCGCGCTCGATGCCGTGCGCCGGGCCGAGCGTGAGAAACGCGCGCTCGCCTTGCAGCCGGAGGCCGATCCTGTGGCCGAAATCATCGCCTTCCCCGAACCGATCCCCGACGACCGGCTGCGGCTGCTGTTCACCTGCTGCCACCCGGCGCTGGGGCAGGGCGCGCGGGTCGCGCTGGCGCTGAAGGTCATCTGCGGTGTGCCGGTGCCGCGGATCGCGCGCGCCTATCTGATGACCGAGCCCGCGATGTATCAGCGGATCACCCGCGCCAAGGCCAAGATCAAGGCGGCGAACATCCCTTTCGAGACGCCTTCGTCTCGCGAATGGCAATTTCGGGTCGGTGCCGTTCTGGAAACGCTCGAGACCGCGCTCGGCATCGCCTATCGCGATGCTGCGGGCGCAGGCGACGCGGCAGGACTCGCGCCCGAGGTCGAGCGGCTGGCGGGCCTGCTCGTCGAACTCATGCCCGACGAGGCCGAGGCGCTCGGGATGCTGGCGCTGGTATCGCTGGTGCGCTCGCGCGAGGGCGCGCGCGTCGCCGACGACGCGGCAATGGTGCCGCTGTCGCAGCAGGATGTCGCCTTGTGGGATGCGGGTCGGATCGAGGCGGGGCGCGCCTCGCTCGACCGGGCGACGCAGCTTGCCGCCCCGGGCCCGCTCCAGACGCTCGCCGCGATCCACCTGACCCATGCGAGGCGGCTCCACACCGGCGGCACCGACTGGGGCGCGATCCTGCGGCTCTACGATGCACTATCGCAGATGCGGCCCGGCCCTGTCGTTGCGATCAACCGCGCGGTCGCGCTCTCGCGTGCCCGCTCGCCGGAGGATGGGCTCGCCGCGCTCGAAACGCTCGATGGGGAAAGGCTCGCCGATTTCCTGCCCTACCATGTCGCCCGGGCGGACATGCTCGCGCGTACCGGCGATCATGAGGAGGCAAGGGCGGCGTGGGACGGGGCGCTCGCGCTCGGTCCCGAACCCGGGGAGGCTCTGTACCTGACCGCGCGGCGCGACGCGCTGGACGATTAG